Part of the Pedobacter roseus genome is shown below.
AATCGTCTCCGGACGTGTGGTTGCAACAACAAGGTAGTCCGGAGTCCGAAGTCCGGAGTCCGAAGTCGTATCGCCAACAATAGTATATCTTATATAATATAATTTCTGATTTACTTCCTTCCGGATTACTTCTTCATCAGAAACAGCCGTTTTACCTGCCGGATCCCAGTTTACCATACGGATACCGCGGTAAATCCATCCTTTTTTGTAGAGATGGATAAACGAATCGATCACCGCTTCAGAAAGATCTTCTTCCATGGTGAAACGGGTACGGTCCCAATCGCAGCTTGCACCCAGTTTTTTTAACTGTTCTAAAATAATACCACCGTATTTTTCTTTCCACTCCCACGCATATTTCAAAAATTCTTCGCGCGAAAGGTCTTTTTTATTAATGCCCTGTTCCTTTAACATCGCTACAACTTTTGCTTCGGTTGCAATCGACGCATGGTCAGTTCCTGGTACCCAACATGCATTTTTGCCTTGCATACGGGCTTTACGGATCAAAACATCCTGAATGGTATTGTTGAGCATGTGCCCCATGTGCAGTACACCTGTGACGTTTGGTGGCGGAATTACGATGGTGTAAGGTTCACGCTCATCGGGTTCTGAATGAAAAAACTTTTTAGATAGCCAATAGCTATACCATTTATCTTCTGTTTCTGCAGGATTGTACTTGGTGGATATGCTCATGAATGTATTAAAAGTTCAAAAATAGCTAATTAAGCTGAAAGACCAAAGGAGAGTAGAGTGAAAGAGCAAAGCAGTATCAATGTATCTTTAACATTCCTCTCTTCCGTGGATTGTTTTATTTTTCGGAAAGCAGATACAGCATTCCATTTTAAGGTTAGTCCTGCTTTACGTTACAAGTCCTCTCCCGATGCTAATTTAGTGCCGATTCATCGGTAAAGAATCGGGATTGCGGGCTTTACACTTCAATCAGGTTTAGAAACATTGGGTTGTGCAATCATTAAAGATGTTTTAAACAGAATTTAATCTGTGAATTCCGTATTTCCGTGGCAAAAAGAATAAATATTAATTCAGTGCCAGCTGGGAACATCTAACACCATAAATCTGAATAGATAATTGTATTTTAGTATAATGCATCTCCTAAACTACCATGAATACTAAAAACTTCAAAATTGGCTATGTCATCTTACGCTTAACAATCGCTATAATTTTACTGTCGCACAGTGTTTTAGGTATATTTGACGGAGAAATTAATGATTTTGGGAATTTTTACCTGAATAAAGTAGGATTTGCGCCTTTTGGAGTAGTTATTGCCTGGACGATTAAACTTTCGCATATTGTTTGTGCGGTACTTTTGGTGATCAATAAATACATCCGCCTGGCATGTTTTGCAACCATTTTTGTGCTGATTATGGGCATCATCATGGTCCACTTTAAAGAAGGCTGGTTTGTAGTAGGCGGTGGAAGAAACGGCATTGAATATAACTTTGTACTGATATGCGTATTAGCCGCTATTATGTTTTTTAATTCCGGCTCAACTCAAAAATCAGAAGAAAAATGTGTTAATCTATATCATCAAAAACATCATCCAAGGCCAGTTCAAAACCGGGCAATACAGATGAAGTAATTTTTTCACTGAGGGTAAATATTTTAGAGGGCTGGAATTTACCGATATCATTTAAGGTGTAAATTAAAATATTCTGATCGCTTTGGCTCACTATCCAATATTCTTTAACGCCAAATTCTTCATAAACGCGGTATTTATGAAGTAGTTCCATTTTGGTATTGCCTGGTGATAAGATTTCAACTACCAGATCAGGCGCGCCAATACAGCCACGGGCATCTAACTTATTTTTATCACAAATTACGCAGATATCGGGTTGTAATACCGTAAATACATCTTTATCAGCTTTACTTTCTTTCGGAAAACGGACGTCAAATGGCGCGGCATAAACTTTACAGGGTTTGCCATCTAAAAAATTGATTAAGGGCTTTAACAGATTGATAGATACTGTTTGATGTATCCTTGATGGCGCAGGACTCATCTTAAAGATTTTACCAGCAATCAGCTCTACCCTTTCAGGGAAAAGCCATTTCAGATAACTTGCGTAGCTATAGGTTAATGAAGCATCAAGTTCATTGAACTGCCTAACGGGCTCATCAATTTCATCTAGGACTGGATATGGAACTGTTTTTTTCGACATAACCAAACATACTAAATTGCTTAGTATTGAAAGTGATAAATTATTTTACATATCCTCAAAAACATCATCCAAGGCCAGTTCAAAACCAGGCAATACAGATGAAGTAATTTTTTCACTGAGGGTAAATATTTTAGAGGGTTGGAATTTACCGATATCGTTTAAAGTGTAAATTAAAATGTTCTGATTGCTTTGGCTCACCACCCAATATTCTTTAACACCAAATTCTTCGTAAACACGGTATTTATAAAGCAGCTCCATTTTGGTATTGCCTGGGGACAAAACCTCTACAATAAGATCGGGTGCGCCTACACAACCACGGGCATCAATTTTGTTTCTATCACATAAGACAAAGATATCGGGCTGTAAAACGGTAAAAATAGATTTATCGGCTTTGCTTTTCTTTGGAAAACGGACATCGAATGGAGAAATAAAAACCTTACAGAGTTGTTTTTCGAGAAAATTACCTAACCTGCGGTATATTTTTCCTGTAATCAATTGGTGAAAACTTGATGGCGCAGGACTCATCTTAAAGATTCTACCTGCAATTAGCTCTACCCTTTCAGGGAAAAGCCAGTTTAAATAGTTAGCGTAGCTGTAAGTTAATGAAGCATCAAGTTCATTGAACTGCCTAACAGGTTCATCGATTTCATCTAAAACTGGATATGGAACTGTTTTTTTCGACATAACCAAACATACTAAATTGCTTAGTATTGAAAGTGATAAATTATTTTACACATCCTCAAAACATCATCCAGAACCAGCTCACAATAAGCAACTAGCACATCAACCAATGGCTAATGAACTAATGATCAATAAAATCAACGCTTTAGTTAGAATGCTCCTATATCAGTTAATCAATTTAAACAATTAACCCATTAAAAAAACTTCATTTTCTGTATCCTTACTGCATTTAAAATAGCCAAAAGTGCTACACCAACATCGGCAAAAACAGCTTCCCACATGGTTGCTATTCCTCCTGCACCTAAAACTAGAACAATTGCTTTTACCGCAAAGGCCAAAACAATATTCTGGATTACCACATTCTTAGTTGCTTTACCGATTTTAATCGCAGTTGCTATTTTTGAGGGCTGGTCGGTTTGAATCACCACATCAGCTGTTTCAATGGCAGCATCACTTCCCATTGCACCCATCGCGATACCAATATCGCTGATGGCCAAAACAGGGGTATCATTTATGCCATCGCCTACAAATGCCACCACCTTTGTTCTATCTTTTTTGATTTCTTCTAGCCGGGCCACTTTATCTTCAGGCAATAAATCGCCATAATAAGTATCGATCCCCAAACTTAAGGCTACTTTTTTAACAATAGTGGTTTTATCACCACTCAACATTACCACCTGTTTTATTCCATTTTCATGCAACTGTTTGATGGCTTCGGCAGCATCTTCTTTTACTTCGTCGGCAATTAAAACATAACCAACATATTGTTGATCAACGGCTACAACGACAATACTTTCTTCAATATTTTTGATTTTAGCATCAAAACCAATTTTAAATTTTTCCAGTAGTTTAACATTACCAGCTAAAACAACCTTACCATTTACGGTTCCTTTTAAGCCCATTCCGGCTATTTCTTCAATATTTTCTGCAGGATGGATTTCTTTATCGCCGGAATAGGCTACAATGGCTTTGGCAATCGGGTGTGTTGATTTTGCTTCTACAGCCGTTAACAGATTTAAAAATTCCTTTTCATCCATACTGCTTTCTACCTGCTGCACACTAAAAACACCTTTAGTAAGCGTACCGGTTTTATCCATTACCACGGTATTGAGTTTAGTAATCAGATCGAGGAAATTAGAGCCTTTAAACAGAATTCCATTTGCAGAGGCTGCACCGATTCCTCCAAAATAACCCAACGGAATAGAAATAACCAAAGCACATGGACATGAAATTACCAGGAATACCAGCGACCGGTACAACCAGGTTTGAAAGTTGTATTCGCTGCCTAAAATCAAAATCGGGATGGTAACCAGTGCCAATGCCAAAAAGAAAACAATTGGCGTATAAACCTTTGCAAACTTGCGGATAAAAAGTTCGGTTTTAGCTTTACGTGTAGTGGCATTTTGAACCATTTCCAATATGCGCGACAGGGCACTATCAGCAAAAGCCTTGGTTACTTTAACCTCAATCACTTTATCTAAATTGAGCATTCCGGCTAAAATGGCTTCTCCCTTATTAATGGTACGAGGTTTACTCTCGCCTGTTAATGCAGCAGTATTAAAACTGCTTTTATCACTGAGCAGCTCGCCATCTAAAGGGATTTTCTCTCCTGCTTTAACCTGAATGGTTTCGCCGATTCCTACCTTTTCGGGATTAATAGCCTCGTATTTTCCATTGCGGAATACATGGGCCACATCGGCACGCACATCGAGCAAAGCTTTGATATTTCTTTTTGCACGGTTTACCGCAGCCATCTGAAACAGTTCGCCAATGGTATAAAATAGCATTACCGTTACGCCTTCAGGGTATTGACCAATAGCAAAAGCGCCAATGGTAGCGATAGACATCAACGAAAACTCGGTAAAAAAATCCTTCGCTTTAAAAGTTTCCCAAACCTCACGCAAAACCGGAATACCTACAGGAAGATAAGCTACAATGTACCAGTAAGGTCTAATAATCTGAAATGCAGGAACCTTAAAAAGATTATCAAAGGCAACCCCAATTAACAGCATTGCCAATGTTATAATGGCAGGCAAATAGGTTCTAAATGAAGATGGGTCTCCACCATGATCGTGGTCATGATCATCGCCATCATCGTGCGAATGCCCGTGATCGTGATTATGTATTGGTGCGGAATGCGCTTTACTACTGCAACAGCTATCTTCTTTATTGTGGGAATGGCTCATTATATTGTATACTAAATATATTCTATAGATTATTTAATAAACCTCGCAGGTTTCGAAAACCTGCGAGGTTTGGGTAAGCATTTTCAAATTTATGGAAAATTAAATGGTTTATCCCGAATCATTCTTAATAGCAATAATTTTTACAAGCACACAATAAAATTTGTTAAAAAATGTTAATACTGTATAAAAGATTTAAAAATCATGAAATCTATAAAAATCCCATTTTCGGCATCCGAACTTATTAGGCGGCTTGGCTTAGCAAAAATCTACTACTGGTTTAACAAGTAATATTCTTAATATATTGCATCAGTATTGATTTGTATTTCATAAATTTCGCATCATGATACTAACTTATTAAGCGAATGAAATACCAAAATTTGAAAAGATATTTTGCGGCACTGGGTATAGTCGCTGCTGGCTTTTCTGCAAATGCACAAACAAAAAAATTTATCGACCCTGCAAACATGGATTTATCCGTTAAGCCAGGCGATGATTTCTACACCTACGCAAGTGGTACGTGGGTAAAAAACAATCCTGTTCCGGCTAAAGAAACACGCTGGGGTTCGTTTAACGAGCTTCGCGATTTTAATATCAATGCCGTAAAATCTTTGGTTGAGGATGCTGCTGCAGATAAATCTGCTCCTTCGGGTTCGGTAAAACGCAGGGTTGGCGATTTTTACACTGCGGCTATGGATAGCGTAACCATCGAAAAATTAGGTTATACGCCTATAAAAGCTGATTTGGCGAAAGTGAAACAAATTAAAGATATTCCAGGTGTTTTAGATCAGGTGGCTTATATGAGAACCAATGGTTTAGGCGGTGGAATGTTTGGTTTAGGTGTTGGCCAGGATCGTAAAAATGTAAATAAATACATGGTTAATATTGGTCAGGGCGGCACAACCCTACCCGACCGTGATTATTACCTGAAAGATGATGCCCGTAGTGTTAAAATCCGCGAGGCATACAATACTTATATGGTTACCTTGTTTACCTTAACAGGAAGTTCTCCTGAAGAGGCCAAACAAAAAGCTGCAACAGTTTATAAAATTGAAAAACAGTTTGCAGAAGCGCAAATGAGCCGTTTAGAAATGCGTGATCCTTACGCGACCTATAACAAACTTACTGTTGCTGAGTTAAATAAAAAAACACCGGATATTAACTGGACAACCTATCTGCCTAAATTCAAAATCAAAAACCAGGATACGGTTTTGGTTTCTTCGCCTAAATTTATGGCTAGCTTAGATGGCATGTTGAAATCGGTTCCGGTTGAAGATTGGAAAACTTATTTGGAATGGAACATTTTAAAAGGTTCGGCATCAAGCTTAAGTTCTCCTTTTGTTAAGGCAAGTTTTGCTTTTACACAAGCGCAAACTGGTCAAAAGGTACAAACTCCACGCTGGCAACGCATGTCATCATTAACTGATGGCACCATTGGCGAATTATTGGGTCAGCTTTATGTAGCTAAGTATTTCAAACCTGAGGCTAAGGAGCGTATGAACCAGATGATTGTGAACCTGCGTAAAGCTTTTGAAATCAGGATTAATGGTTTAGAATGGATGAGCCCTGAAACCAAACAAAAAGCATTGGCTAAACTACATGCATTTACACCTAAAGTAGGTTATCCTGAAAAATGGAAAAACTATGATGGTTTAACGATCAATAAAGGCACTTACTTCCAAAACTTACGTAATGCAAGTGTTTGGGGTTATAACGAAATGGTTGATCAATTGGGTAAACCTGTTGACCGTAAACGTTTTGGTATGACGCCTCCAACCGTTAATGCATATTACAGCCCAACCTTGAACGAAATTGTTTTTCCTGCCGGAATTTTACAATTCCCTTTCTTTGATCCTAACGCTGATGATGCAGTTAATTATGGTGGTATTGGTGCCGTAATCGGTCACGAAATGAGCCATGGCTTTGATGATAGCGGAAGTCAGTACGATGCTGCAGGTAACTTAAAAAACTGGTGGACAGCGGAAGACAAAGCTAAATTTGATGCTAAAACCAAAGCTTTAGGCGAGCAGTTTGATGGTTACACTGTATTAGACACTGTGCACGTAATTGGCAAATTAACCATGGGCGAAAACATAGGCGATTTAGGTGGTTTAAATGCTGCTTACACGGCTTTCAAAATGACTAAACAAGGTCAGAGCAATGAAAAAATTGACGGTTTTACACCTGACCAGCGTTTCTTTTTGGCCTGGGCACAGGTTTGGAGAGGCAATATTTTACCAGAAAGTGCTGCTCAGTTAATTAAAACCGATCCACACTCTCCAGGTCCGTACCGCACTATTGGTGCTCCGGTTAACATGGATGCTTGGTATAATGCATTTGATGTTAAACCTGGCGATAAATTATATAAAAAACCAGAGGATAGGATTAGAATGTGGTAGTTTTGAGGTTGAAGGTTAAAAGGTGGAGGGTGTAAGGCTTAAGGTTTTCTCCCCTAAACTTAAAATTTAATTATATATATCATCCCTATATTGCAAGCGTCCCGATCATTTTCGGGACGTTTTGTTTTATAAGGGGAAGATGGTAACAACCTCCTGCACGATGCCCCTTGGTTTGTATCCCCACGAACAAAAAATTAACCCTACTCCTTTCGACAATTCTTAATTATCATTCTATCTTTGAAAAAACATAAGTATCCTTCAATGAAAAGCACAATCAAATCTCTCTTTATCCTCGGTTTAACTTTATTTTCTTTCACAGGTTTTGCTCAGGAGAATAAATTGATCAGTATTGAAAAATTAATCAATAAAACAGATCCTGCGTGGCCACTGGTAAAAAAATGGATCGATTCTGCCAAAAATAAGGTTGAAGTATTGCCAGTTGATTCAGCGAAGGCAAAAGAGGTTTTATATAACGCACAAATGACTACTTATGCCACATTGGGATCGGTAATTTACAATACGGGGGGTATTTTGGTCGATGATGGCTGGATCAGGATTTTAGGCTCGGGTAGCGAAAAACTTAACCGTAACATTGCCGAATGGAACAAAGGAAAAACGCTTGAGGAATATGGCGATAATATGCCCTACCTTTTAATTGCCGATGATGCTATTGGCGGTTTCTTTGCCATTAATTATGGCGGTTTAGGCAAAGACATCAAAAATGTATATTATCTTGAACCGAACAGTTTAACCTGGCAGCCATTAGGTGCTGGTTATGGCGAATTTCTTGTTTTCTGTTTCGATAGCGACCTTTCCAAATTTTACAAAGGCCTGCGCTGGAGTTCATGGAATCAGTTTATCGGTAATTTAGACGGAAGCAAAACTTATAGTTTCCGTCCGTATTTGTGGCAGGAAGGTACTGATATTGAAAAATGCACCCGAAAACTGGTAGGCGTTGAAGATATGTACAAATTCAACATCATGAAATCGAAAGAGTTTAAGAATGAGGAAGAAATGAAAAAGCAAGCGCCGAAACAATAACTCCAATGCCTGATACATTAGCCACCATTACGCAGATAAAAAAGACCAGAACGTTTATTATAGAACTTGTAAAAGACTTAAGTACTGAACAGTTAAATAAAATCCCAGCGGGCTTTAACAATAACATCATTTGGAATATTGCACACCTTACTGCAACCCAGCAAAACCTTTGTTATGTAAGATCGGGTTTAACGGTAACTGTTGAAGAAAAATATTTCGCTCCATTTTTAAGCGGAACAAAGCCAGATCATTTTATCGAAAAAGAAGAAATTGATTCAATCTTCGACGTACTTTTAAATAGTATCGACCGTTTGGCAACAGATTATACAAATGGGATTTTTGTAACCTTCGATCACTGGGATAAACGTTACGGTATGAAACTAAACACGATAGAAGATGCCATAAATTTTATTCCCTTCCATGAAGGTATGCACATCGGTTATATCATGGCATTGAAGAAACTGGTATAGATCTGAAAAACTTAAGCGTATTTTGCCTGTGTTTTTTTAGGGAGTTTAGCCAAAACCATCGCCCTCGAATCAGCCACTCTGCTTTTAAGCTCCTTATCATTTAAAACCTCTAAATTTTCTATCTGGATCCATTGTCTTTTGGCCAGATGGTAAGCCTGCGCAATGCCATCCCTCGCTGCCAGCTCCTCAAAGTCATCAGGATTACATTTGATCGAAAAACGGTTACCTTCATCAATAGCAATAATGACATAGATCTTTTCCTCTATCATAAAACATAAATGTTCCCATTTCATCCCTTCTGTGGTGCCGGGCAAACTCAAACAATATTCTCTGAAAGATTCGATATCCATATTTAGGTTTTAGGTAAGATCAAAGCTAGTAACAAAAAATTAAAGGTGAAAGCGGAAAGACTAAAGACAGAAGTAGCAAGATAAAAGTATCAAGACAGAAGTATAAAGACAAATTTGATCTTTAAATGATTAAATCCAGGAACCGCAAATTGATCTTAAAAATATTAAAATCAAATAAATCCTGTTCCTATGATCCTGGAAATCCAAAAAACCTATCAATCCTGTTCCTATATTTGCACCATTACCTTTAAAAATAAATAAATCATAGCCCATGAATATTATCACCCCTACTGCCGATGGTTCTAATACACTTTATAACGAAACCATAGGCGAACATTATCATAGTAAACATGGCGCCCTGCAAGAAAGCAAACATGTATTTATTGATGCAGGTTTAAAATTCGCTTCCGCTAAACAAGCTGAAATTTCCATTTTAGAAGTGGGTTTTGGAACCGGACTGAACTTTATTTTAAGCTTCGAATATTGTGAAGCGAACAAGATTAACCTTAATTATACCAGTATAGAGGCCTTTCCGCTAACGAGCGAGGTCATCGAACAAACAGCTTATTCTGCTTATGTTCCTGAAAGTATTTGGTTTGATTTTATTAATAATTACCCCAATGCATTAACAGTACCTCAAAAACTCACACCGCTCAGCACTTTGGAAATTCCGCATACAACCCTGGCCGAATACGAAACCGACCAAAAGTTTGATATCATTTATTATGATGCTTTCTCTATTCAGCACCAACCCGAAATG
Proteins encoded:
- a CDS encoding MmcQ/YjbR family DNA-binding protein; amino-acid sequence: MDIESFREYCLSLPGTTEGMKWEHLCFMIEEKIYVIIAIDEGNRFSIKCNPDDFEELAARDGIAQAYHLAKRQWIQIENLEVLNDKELKSRVADSRAMVLAKLPKKTQAKYA
- a CDS encoding heavy metal translocating P-type ATPase, which codes for MSHSHNKEDSCCSSKAHSAPIHNHDHGHSHDDGDDHDHDHGGDPSSFRTYLPAIITLAMLLIGVAFDNLFKVPAFQIIRPYWYIVAYLPVGIPVLREVWETFKAKDFFTEFSLMSIATIGAFAIGQYPEGVTVMLFYTIGELFQMAAVNRAKRNIKALLDVRADVAHVFRNGKYEAINPEKVGIGETIQVKAGEKIPLDGELLSDKSSFNTAALTGESKPRTINKGEAILAGMLNLDKVIEVKVTKAFADSALSRILEMVQNATTRKAKTELFIRKFAKVYTPIVFFLALALVTIPILILGSEYNFQTWLYRSLVFLVISCPCALVISIPLGYFGGIGAASANGILFKGSNFLDLITKLNTVVMDKTGTLTKGVFSVQQVESSMDEKEFLNLLTAVEAKSTHPIAKAIVAYSGDKEIHPAENIEEIAGMGLKGTVNGKVVLAGNVKLLEKFKIGFDAKIKNIEESIVVVAVDQQYVGYVLIADEVKEDAAEAIKQLHENGIKQVVMLSGDKTTIVKKVALSLGIDTYYGDLLPEDKVARLEEIKKDRTKVVAFVGDGINDTPVLAISDIGIAMGAMGSDAAIETADVVIQTDQPSKIATAIKIGKATKNVVIQNIVLAFAVKAIVLVLGAGGIATMWEAVFADVGVALLAILNAVRIQKMKFF
- a CDS encoding DUF2625 family protein, with protein sequence MKSTIKSLFILGLTLFSFTGFAQENKLISIEKLINKTDPAWPLVKKWIDSAKNKVEVLPVDSAKAKEVLYNAQMTTYATLGSVIYNTGGILVDDGWIRILGSGSEKLNRNIAEWNKGKTLEEYGDNMPYLLIADDAIGGFFAINYGGLGKDIKNVYYLEPNSLTWQPLGAGYGEFLVFCFDSDLSKFYKGLRWSSWNQFIGNLDGSKTYSFRPYLWQEGTDIEKCTRKLVGVEDMYKFNIMKSKEFKNEEEMKKQAPKQ
- a CDS encoding DinB family protein — encoded protein: MPDTLATITQIKKTRTFIIELVKDLSTEQLNKIPAGFNNNIIWNIAHLTATQQNLCYVRSGLTVTVEEKYFAPFLSGTKPDHFIEKEEIDSIFDVLLNSIDRLATDYTNGIFVTFDHWDKRYGMKLNTIEDAINFIPFHEGMHIGYIMALKKLV
- the mnmD gene encoding tRNA (5-methylaminomethyl-2-thiouridine)(34)-methyltransferase MnmD gives rise to the protein MNIITPTADGSNTLYNETIGEHYHSKHGALQESKHVFIDAGLKFASAKQAEISILEVGFGTGLNFILSFEYCEANKINLNYTSIEAFPLTSEVIEQTAYSAYVPESIWFDFINNYPNALTVPQKLTPLSTLEIPHTTLAEYETDQKFDIIYYDAFSIQHQPEMWSDEIIAHACSFLKPGGTFVTYAITGKLKRAVKACGFTIEKLPGAPGKREMLRAVKGM
- a CDS encoding M13 family metallopeptidase: MKYQNLKRYFAALGIVAAGFSANAQTKKFIDPANMDLSVKPGDDFYTYASGTWVKNNPVPAKETRWGSFNELRDFNINAVKSLVEDAAADKSAPSGSVKRRVGDFYTAAMDSVTIEKLGYTPIKADLAKVKQIKDIPGVLDQVAYMRTNGLGGGMFGLGVGQDRKNVNKYMVNIGQGGTTLPDRDYYLKDDARSVKIREAYNTYMVTLFTLTGSSPEEAKQKAATVYKIEKQFAEAQMSRLEMRDPYATYNKLTVAELNKKTPDINWTTYLPKFKIKNQDTVLVSSPKFMASLDGMLKSVPVEDWKTYLEWNILKGSASSLSSPFVKASFAFTQAQTGQKVQTPRWQRMSSLTDGTIGELLGQLYVAKYFKPEAKERMNQMIVNLRKAFEIRINGLEWMSPETKQKALAKLHAFTPKVGYPEKWKNYDGLTINKGTYFQNLRNASVWGYNEMVDQLGKPVDRKRFGMTPPTVNAYYSPTLNEIVFPAGILQFPFFDPNADDAVNYGGIGAVIGHEMSHGFDDSGSQYDAAGNLKNWWTAEDKAKFDAKTKALGEQFDGYTVLDTVHVIGKLTMGENIGDLGGLNAAYTAFKMTKQGQSNEKIDGFTPDQRFFLAWAQVWRGNILPESAAQLIKTDPHSPGPYRTIGAPVNMDAWYNAFDVKPGDKLYKKPEDRIRMW
- a CDS encoding DoxX family protein, producing MNTKNFKIGYVILRLTIAIILLSHSVLGIFDGEINDFGNFYLNKVGFAPFGVVIAWTIKLSHIVCAVLLVINKYIRLACFATIFVLIMGIIMVHFKEGWFVVGGGRNGIEYNFVLICVLAAIMFFNSGSTQKSEEKCVNLYHQKHHPRPVQNRAIQMK
- a CDS encoding Uma2 family endonuclease, producing the protein MSKKTVPYPVLDEIDEPVRQFNELDASLTYSYASYLKWLFPERVELIAGKIFKMSPAPSRIHQTVSINLLKPLINFLDGKPCKVYAAPFDVRFPKESKADKDVFTVLQPDICVICDKNKLDARGCIGAPDLVVEILSPGNTKMELLHKYRVYEEFGVKEYWIVSQSDQNILIYTLNDIGKFQPSKIFTLSEKITSSVLPGFELALDDVFDDID
- a CDS encoding Uma2 family endonuclease, coding for MSKKTVPYPVLDEIDEPVRQFNELDASLTYSYANYLNWLFPERVELIAGRIFKMSPAPSSFHQLITGKIYRRLGNFLEKQLCKVFISPFDVRFPKKSKADKSIFTVLQPDIFVLCDRNKIDARGCVGAPDLIVEVLSPGNTKMELLYKYRVYEEFGVKEYWVVSQSNQNILIYTLNDIGKFQPSKIFTLSEKITSSVLPGFELALDDVFEDM